From one Culex quinquefasciatus strain JHB chromosome 3, VPISU_Cqui_1.0_pri_paternal, whole genome shotgun sequence genomic stretch:
- the LOC119769350 gene encoding craniofacial development protein 2-like, whose protein sequence is MYHPARAGLLARELHKLNVHVAAIQEVRWPGHGEREFTAVDPIANTSFKYHIYYSGGEKAMHGVGFVVIGDQKNRVIKWKVVNDRICVLRIKGKFFNYSLINIYAPTNDKPDDEKDAFYERLDKTYGECPRHDVKIVIGDANAQVGREAFFHPVIGKESLHPRTNDNGLRLVNFAAARGMAICSTFFARMNIRKHTWRHPNGESCTQIDHVLVDGRHFSDVMDVRSYRGPNIDSDHFLVACKIRARLSNVLTPRTARVARLNVQRLASSDVAAEYSRKLDERINEDAPTVIGTTRGRKPKGWFDAECQRVTDEKNEARKRMLVKGTRRNCERYSELRRAEKRIHRRKEREYDETILAEAEAQYNVNDKRRFYATVNGVRRKTTPSPVMCNDTEGNLLTDKTAVAARWKEHFQQLLNGEAREGIVEDRIHVEEDGKAVDPPTLEEVAKAVKELKNGKSAGKDGLPAELFKHGVRG, encoded by the exons ATGTACC ATCCTGCACGTGCTGGCCTTCTTGCCCGGGAGCTGCACAAGCTGAACGTGCATGTGGCCGCCATCCAGGAAGTTCGATGGCCCGGTCATGGAGAGCGAGAATTCACGGCGGTGGACCCCATCGCCAACACCTCTTTCAAGTACCACATCTACTACAGTGGCGGCGAAAAGGCGATGCACGGAGTCGGTTTTGTAGTGATTGGGGATCAAAAGAACCGAGTCATCAAGTGGAAGGTGGTGAATGACCGGATCTGCGTGTTGAGAATAAAGGGCAAATTCTTCAACTACAGCCTGATCAACATCTACGCTCCGACGAACGACAAGCCCGATGACGAGaaagacgctttctacgagcgtcTGGACAAGACCTATGGAGAGTGCCCAAGACACGACGTGAAGATAGTCATCGGAGACGCAAACGCGCAGGTCGGAAGGGAAGCCTTCTTCCATCCTGTCATCGGCAAGGAGAGCCTTCATCCTCGCACGAATGACAACGGCCTACGTTTGGTCAATTTCGCCGCAGCCAGAGGAATGGCTATCTGTAGCACCTTCTTTGCGCGCATGAACATTCGGAAGCACACCTGGCGACACCCGAATGGCGAATCGTGCACACAAATCGATCACGTTTTGGTGGATGGTCGACACTTCTCGGACGTGATGGACGTCCGATCGTACAGAGGACCGAACATCGACTCTGATCACTTCCTGGTAGCGTGCAAGATCCGAGCTAGGCTGTCGAACGTGTTGACCCCGCGGACTGCGAGGGTAGCGCGGTTGAACGTCCAGCGCCTCGCGAGCAGCGACGTTGCTGCAGAGTACAGTCGGAAGCTTGACGAGCGGATCAACGAGGACGCGCCTACGG TGATCGGCACGACCAGAGGACGCAAACCCAAAGGGTGGTTCGATGCGGAGTGCCAGCGAGTGACGGACGAGAAGAACGAGGCCAGGAAGCGTATGCTCGTTAAGGGTACGCGCCGAAACTGTGAGCGATACAGTGAGTTGCGAAGAGCAGAGAAACGAATCCACCGCCGAAAAGAACGGGAGTACGACGAAACGATACTTGCCGAAGCGGAAGCACAGTACAACGTGAACGATAAGCGGAGGTTTTACGCAACTGTCAACGGTGTAAGAAGGAAAACCACGCCTTCCCCTGTGATGTGCAACGACACGGAAGGCAACCTGTTGACAGACAAGACTGCGGTGGCGGCTAGGTGGAAGGAGCACTTCCAGCAGCTGTTGAATGGTGAGGCACGAGAGGGAATCGTCGAGGACAGGATACACGTTGAGGAAGATGGAAAAGCTGTGGACCCGCCTACGTTGGAGGAAGTAGCTAAGGCTGTTAAAGAGCTCAAGAACGGGAAATCCGCGGGAAAGGACGGACTTCCGGCCGAACTTTTCAAGCACGGGGTACGCGGATGA